The following coding sequences lie in one Variovorax terrae genomic window:
- a CDS encoding FABP family protein, with amino-acid sequence MENFPKDIYTEPEPDVDTLANLGPLTGMAGIWTGTRGLDVNPKPDGPEKQAFIEHMELQPIDAQTNGPQLFYGLRYHTRIVKPDDVETFHDQVGYWLWEPATGAVLQTLSIPRGQTAMAAGRTTADAREFRLQAVRGSETNGIVSNPFLEYAFRTESYTITVTINVDGTWSYEQDTVLIIPGQAEPFHHTDRNTLRKIGEPTPNPTAQAAAAKRGTPQGR; translated from the coding sequence ATGGAAAACTTCCCCAAAGACATCTACACGGAACCCGAGCCGGATGTGGACACGCTCGCAAACCTGGGGCCGCTCACCGGCATGGCCGGCATCTGGACCGGCACGCGCGGACTCGACGTCAACCCCAAGCCCGATGGCCCCGAAAAGCAGGCGTTCATCGAGCACATGGAGCTGCAGCCGATCGATGCCCAGACCAATGGGCCGCAGCTGTTCTACGGGCTGCGCTACCACACGCGGATCGTCAAGCCCGACGACGTCGAGACCTTCCACGACCAGGTCGGCTACTGGCTGTGGGAGCCGGCGACGGGCGCCGTGCTCCAGACGCTGTCGATCCCGCGCGGACAAACGGCGATGGCGGCCGGCCGCACCACGGCTGATGCGAGGGAGTTTCGCCTCCAGGCGGTGCGAGGGTCCGAGACGAACGGCATCGTGTCCAACCCGTTCCTGGAGTACGCCTTCAGGACGGAGAGCTACACCATCACGGTGACGATCAACGTCGATGGAACCTGGTCCTACGAGCAGGACACCGTCCTGATCATCCCGGGACAAGCCGAGCCGTTCCACCACACGGACCGCAACACGCTGCGCAAGATCGGCGAGCCGACGCCCAACCCCACGGCGCAGGCGGCGGCTGCGAAGCGGGGAACACCGCAGGGGCGATAG
- a CDS encoding pseudouridine synthase — MQLQDILYSQGFGTRRVCAGLIQQGFVSLDDGAVTDAAMEVEAAGLRFRVQGVEWPYHERAYLMLHKPAGTECSQKPSTYPSIYTLLPAPLRQRPQKGPVQGVQAVGRLDQDTTGLLLLTDDGKFIHRMSSPRHHVPKVYEVTAKHPIDEAQVQKLLQGVVLDDDPKPVRAAACEAVGEHHLRLTLTEGKYHQVKRMLAAVGNRVEALHRSQIGALVLPPALLPGQWCWLSAEDLAKISG, encoded by the coding sequence ATGCAACTCCAGGACATTCTCTATTCCCAGGGCTTCGGCACGCGGCGCGTCTGCGCGGGGCTGATCCAGCAAGGCTTCGTGAGCCTCGATGATGGCGCCGTGACCGATGCCGCGATGGAGGTCGAGGCTGCCGGCCTGCGCTTTCGCGTGCAGGGCGTCGAGTGGCCGTACCACGAGCGCGCCTACCTGATGCTGCACAAGCCCGCGGGCACCGAGTGCTCGCAAAAGCCGTCCACCTACCCGAGCATCTACACGCTGCTGCCCGCGCCGCTGCGCCAGCGCCCGCAAAAAGGCCCGGTGCAGGGCGTGCAGGCTGTGGGCAGGCTCGATCAGGACACCACCGGCCTGCTGCTGCTCACCGACGACGGCAAGTTCATCCACCGCATGAGCTCGCCCCGGCACCATGTGCCCAAGGTCTACGAGGTGACCGCCAAGCACCCGATCGACGAAGCGCAAGTGCAAAAGTTGTTGCAAGGCGTGGTGCTCGACGACGACCCGAAACCGGTGCGCGCCGCTGCCTGCGAGGCCGTGGGCGAGCACCACCTGCGGCTCACGCTCACAGAGGGGAAATACCACCAGGTCAAGCGCATGCTGGCGGCCGTGGGCAACCGCGTGGAGGCGCTGCATCGCTCGCAGATCGGCGCGCTCGTGTTACCGCCAGCGCTGCTGCCGGGCCAGTGGTGCTGGTTGAGCGCGGAGGACCTCGCTAAGATTTCTGGATGA
- a CDS encoding putative quinol monooxygenase — MISIHIEYEARPGRFDELVARLREESQTCIDEDEGCLRMELGVPESAEGWVTLSELWRDAQALEDHKNKPGHSHTWQEPLVGSKRVRVSRVIASPGKPAAPRGQAPATRTPT, encoded by the coding sequence GTGATCAGCATCCACATCGAGTACGAGGCCCGGCCGGGCCGCTTTGACGAACTCGTCGCCCGCCTGCGCGAGGAATCCCAGACCTGCATCGACGAGGACGAAGGCTGCCTGCGCATGGAGCTGGGGGTTCCTGAGTCTGCCGAGGGCTGGGTCACGCTCAGCGAACTCTGGCGCGATGCCCAGGCGCTGGAAGACCACAAGAACAAGCCCGGGCACTCGCACACCTGGCAGGAGCCGCTGGTGGGGAGCAAGCGCGTGCGCGTGTCCAGGGTGATCGCCTCCCCCGGCAAACCGGCCGCCCCTCGCGGCCAGGCCCCCGCGACAAGGACGCCCACATGA
- a CDS encoding RidA family protein, translating to MTIQRYESGRRLSQALVHDGRVFISGQTAEDLSQDIAGQTREVLDSIDRLLAVAGSDKSKVLYANIWLRHGEHFDAMNQVWEAWVPEGCAPSRATVGSPLVGPETMLIEIALQAAA from the coding sequence ATGACGATTCAACGGTATGAAAGCGGACGGCGGCTCAGCCAGGCCCTGGTGCACGACGGCCGGGTGTTCATCAGCGGCCAGACCGCCGAAGACCTGTCGCAGGACATTGCCGGGCAGACCCGCGAAGTGCTGGACAGCATCGACCGGCTGCTGGCCGTCGCGGGCTCGGACAAATCCAAGGTCCTGTACGCCAACATCTGGCTGCGCCACGGCGAGCACTTCGACGCCATGAACCAGGTCTGGGAGGCCTGGGTGCCCGAGGGCTGCGCGCCCTCGCGGGCCACCGTGGGCTCGCCGCTCGTGGGGCCCGAGACGATGCTGATCGAGATCGCGCTGCAGGCCGCCGCCTGA
- a CDS encoding tripartite tricarboxylate transporter substrate binding protein codes for MNEFRLTRRQPLRFGLAAAALALAGPALHAQTWPAKPIQIVVPFPAGGIVDNVARAMLPKLTTSLGQPLVIDNKAGAGGSIGTAQVAKAKADGYTLLMAFDTHVVNPMLYKLSFDSEKDLTPVALVGTSPLIVVVPKDSPANSLKELVAMAKSKPGVLNFASTGAGSSNQLAAELFKTTAGVEMTHVPYKGGAPAITDVLGGRVDVMFVSAPSVLTHIKAGTMKALAVTTRERIAQLPEVPTVGETYPGYEVQSWVGMLAPGKTPPDIVKRLNAEVRAALQVPETKALLQAQALRLASGGPEDFGHFLQVEGERWGAVIRKANIKVD; via the coding sequence GTGAACGAATTCCGCCTCACCCGCCGCCAGCCTCTGCGCTTCGGTCTCGCCGCCGCCGCGCTCGCCCTGGCCGGGCCGGCGCTGCATGCGCAGACCTGGCCCGCCAAGCCGATCCAGATCGTCGTGCCCTTTCCGGCCGGCGGCATCGTGGACAACGTGGCGCGCGCGATGCTGCCCAAGCTCACCACCTCGCTGGGCCAGCCCCTGGTCATCGACAACAAGGCCGGCGCGGGCGGCTCCATCGGCACCGCGCAGGTCGCCAAGGCCAAGGCCGATGGCTACACGCTGCTGATGGCGTTCGACACCCATGTCGTGAACCCGATGCTCTACAAGCTGTCCTTCGATTCCGAGAAGGACCTCACGCCGGTGGCGCTGGTGGGCACCTCGCCGCTGATTGTCGTCGTGCCCAAGGACTCGCCGGCGAACTCGCTCAAGGAGCTGGTGGCGATGGCCAAGAGCAAGCCCGGCGTGCTCAATTTCGCCTCCACCGGCGCGGGCAGCTCCAACCAGCTCGCGGCGGAGCTGTTCAAGACGACCGCCGGCGTGGAGATGACCCATGTGCCCTACAAGGGCGGCGCGCCGGCCATCACCGACGTGCTGGGCGGCCGCGTGGACGTGATGTTCGTCAGCGCGCCCTCGGTGCTGACGCACATCAAGGCCGGCACGATGAAGGCGCTGGCGGTGACCACGCGCGAGCGCATTGCGCAGTTGCCCGAGGTGCCCACGGTGGGCGAGACCTACCCGGGCTACGAGGTGCAGAGCTGGGTCGGCATGCTGGCTCCGGGCAAGACCCCGCCCGACATCGTGAAGCGGCTGAACGCCGAGGTGCGCGCGGCGCTGCAGGTGCCCGAGACCAAGGCGCTGCTGCAGGCCCAGGCATTGCGGCTGGCCAGCGGCGGCCCGGAAGACTTCGGCCATTTCCTGCAGGTCGAGGGCGAGCGCTGGGGCGCGGTGATCCGCAAGGCGAACATCAAGGTCGACTGA
- a CDS encoding TetR/AcrR family transcriptional regulator, with protein MPASSPKTRAARQPGNAPGVPLSPSRFGDEKATRARILYAALQVFAARGFEAASLREITEKAGVNVAAIHYHFGSREILVQELMRAVAGPLNQLRLDALDRACAQGAPGLEAVVEALVGPPVRLSFEATGEPRLLIRLLIQARALPQEATNHAIFEQYDALAIRFVDAMLQAEPALPREEAFWRYAFAIGALMYIVSDSDQQYHRLHRISGGLCNTDDPQAIVRQLVAFITAGIRARP; from the coding sequence ATGCCTGCCTCATCCCCCAAGACCCGCGCCGCCCGCCAGCCCGGCAACGCGCCCGGCGTGCCCCTGTCGCCCTCCCGCTTCGGCGACGAGAAGGCCACCCGCGCCCGCATCCTGTATGCGGCGCTGCAGGTGTTCGCGGCGCGCGGCTTCGAGGCCGCGTCGCTGCGCGAGATCACCGAGAAGGCCGGCGTGAACGTGGCGGCCATCCACTACCACTTCGGTTCCCGCGAGATCCTGGTGCAGGAACTGATGCGCGCGGTGGCCGGGCCGCTCAACCAACTGCGGCTCGATGCGCTGGACCGCGCCTGCGCGCAAGGGGCGCCCGGGCTGGAGGCGGTGGTGGAGGCGCTGGTGGGGCCGCCGGTGCGGCTGAGCTTCGAGGCCACTGGCGAGCCGCGGCTGTTGATCCGCCTGTTGATTCAGGCGCGCGCGCTGCCGCAGGAGGCGACCAACCACGCCATCTTCGAGCAGTACGACGCGCTGGCGATCCGCTTCGTCGACGCCATGCTGCAGGCCGAGCCGGCACTGCCGCGCGAGGAGGCGTTCTGGCGCTATGCCTTTGCCATCGGGGCGCTGATGTACATCGTGAGCGACTCCGACCAGCAGTACCACCGCCTGCACCGCATCTCGGGCGGGCTGTGCAACACCGACGACCCGCAGGCCATCGTGCGGCAGCTGGTGGCCTTCATCACGGCCGGCATCCGCGCGCGGCCCTGA
- a CDS encoding helix-turn-helix domain-containing protein — MLTTDPTASLPDEEAASSATLNQLGSRLRELRAEKGMTLAELSLRSQVSVGMLSHIERGQTSPSLKTLERLRLALEVPLARFFEVESARPKDDGIVMRAAHRRSLPFPKLGLTKELLSPSGHAGLELLMLVIEPGGGSGSEPWSRIGEKGGLVLQGSFELHVGDQIHMLNEGDSFQFDSSQPHFFRNIGKGQAQVLWVIKSDEAG, encoded by the coding sequence TTGCTGACCACTGACCCGACCGCCTCCTTGCCCGACGAGGAGGCTGCTTCCTCCGCCACCTTGAACCAGCTCGGTTCACGGCTGCGCGAGCTTCGCGCGGAGAAGGGCATGACCCTGGCCGAACTGTCCCTGCGCAGCCAGGTGTCCGTGGGAATGCTCAGCCACATCGAGCGCGGCCAGACCTCCCCTTCGCTGAAGACGCTGGAGCGCCTGCGCCTGGCGCTCGAGGTTCCCCTGGCCCGGTTCTTCGAGGTGGAGTCGGCAAGGCCCAAGGACGACGGGATCGTCATGCGGGCCGCCCACCGCCGCAGCCTGCCGTTTCCCAAGCTCGGCCTGACCAAGGAACTGCTGTCGCCCTCAGGGCACGCGGGCCTGGAATTGTTGATGCTGGTGATCGAGCCTGGGGGCGGCTCCGGCTCGGAGCCTTGGTCCCGCATCGGTGAAAAAGGCGGGCTCGTGCTGCAGGGAAGCTTCGAGCTGCACGTGGGCGACCAGATTCACATGCTGAACGAGGGCGACAGCTTCCAGTTCGACAGCAGCCAGCCGCACTTCTTCCGCAACATCGGCAAGGGCCAGGCGCAGGTGCTCTGGGTCATCAAGTCCGACGAGGCCGGGTAG
- a CDS encoding cyclase family protein, translated as MPRQIIDLSVTLEDKPTSPAHHRPKIHYTDHDASWELFGKLLPGVGPEHMPEGKAWAVEQVTLSTHAGTHMDAPWHYHPTSDHALAPGGRPAPGIDEVPLDWCLRDGVKLDFRHFEAGYVVTPADIEAELQRIGYTLKPLDIVLANTSAGARHGEENYWKCACGFGRAATLWLLERGVRVVGTDSYSWDPAFPFVIERFRETGDASVIWEGHKAGRDIGYFQMEKLINLEQLPSHGFTVSCFPIKIKHGSAGWCRAVAILES; from the coding sequence ATGCCACGCCAGATCATCGACCTTTCCGTCACCCTGGAAGACAAGCCGACTTCGCCCGCGCACCACCGGCCGAAGATCCACTACACCGACCACGACGCCTCCTGGGAGCTGTTCGGCAAGCTGCTGCCCGGCGTCGGGCCCGAGCACATGCCCGAGGGCAAGGCCTGGGCCGTGGAGCAGGTGACGCTGTCCACCCACGCCGGCACGCACATGGATGCGCCCTGGCACTACCACCCCACCAGCGATCACGCGCTGGCGCCGGGCGGCCGCCCGGCGCCGGGCATCGACGAGGTGCCGCTGGACTGGTGCCTGCGCGACGGCGTGAAGCTCGACTTTCGCCACTTCGAGGCCGGCTACGTGGTCACGCCCGCCGACATCGAGGCCGAGCTCCAGCGCATCGGCTACACCCTCAAGCCGCTCGACATCGTGCTGGCCAACACCAGCGCCGGCGCGCGCCACGGCGAGGAGAACTACTGGAAATGCGCCTGCGGCTTCGGCCGCGCCGCCACGCTGTGGCTGCTGGAGCGGGGCGTGCGCGTGGTCGGCACCGACTCCTACAGCTGGGACCCCGCGTTTCCGTTCGTGATCGAGCGCTTCCGCGAAACTGGCGACGCCTCCGTGATCTGGGAAGGCCACAAGGCCGGCCGCGACATCGGCTACTTCCAGATGGAGAAGCTCATCAACCTGGAACAGCTGCCCTCGCACGGGTTCACCGTGAGCTGCTTCCCGATCAAGATCAAGCATGGTTCGGCCGGCTGGTGCCGCGCCGTGGCGATCCTGGAATCCTGA
- the amrA gene encoding AmmeMemoRadiSam system protein A, with the protein MTSAFPVDQALAQAAAGWKTGDKAAARQLVHRVLRVAPDHPGALNLAGCAAFDDGLAGVALALFEKAAAGAPGDTAIQGNLARSQFVLGRIEAARRRADYLACLAPPAGAASREFEEKLLKVRSAWTSGATFLEADPARLRALLDAGLPAADEALLRSRPPKALVVPPIADAAASRAAGPAYARLRSSARLPAWRIRRVVLLGSAAQPAAFRGVALAGPGACVSPLGAVPADTLAADVLAGLPFVAVRPEAYAGGHDLGMHLPLLQSVLGEFDLLPLLVGEAAPHEVAQVLDRLWDGAQTLIVVSAPLPPPRGAEGGRQAPEAVPLQALRQVAAARGLRCELSGPDGEGVVFRPLDAMEFIATDDHGTRTSEPLEPEITLEQGLALVQLARAGLHEATGAPREPSPGTKSFQSAGAAYVTLTQDGRPRGCAGSLRAIRPLAEDVRANVAAAAQNDARFTAVTAAEAPGLVVTVSVLGEPRLLHFANESHALWQLEPGRDGVILECLHEGRLHAGLLPPKAWEQLPSPRAFLARLKVQAGLPFDFWSPEVRLRVCRVQTFSEAD; encoded by the coding sequence ATGACCTCTGCTTTCCCGGTGGACCAGGCCCTGGCGCAGGCGGCCGCGGGCTGGAAAACCGGCGACAAGGCGGCCGCGCGGCAGCTGGTGCACCGCGTGCTGCGCGTGGCGCCCGACCATCCCGGCGCGCTCAACCTGGCGGGCTGCGCCGCCTTCGACGATGGCCTCGCGGGCGTGGCGCTGGCGCTGTTCGAGAAAGCCGCCGCCGGAGCGCCGGGCGACACCGCGATCCAGGGCAATCTGGCCCGCAGCCAGTTCGTGCTGGGGCGCATCGAGGCCGCCCGCCGCCGCGCCGACTACCTGGCCTGCCTGGCGCCGCCGGCCGGCGCCGCCTCCCGCGAATTCGAGGAAAAACTGCTCAAGGTCCGCAGCGCGTGGACCTCGGGTGCTACGTTTTTGGAAGCAGACCCGGCTCGCCTGAGGGCACTGCTCGACGCGGGGCTGCCGGCCGCGGACGAGGCGCTGCTGCGCTCGCGGCCGCCCAAGGCGCTGGTGGTGCCGCCCATCGCCGACGCGGCAGCGAGCCGCGCAGCCGGGCCGGCCTATGCGCGGCTGCGCTCATCGGCGCGGCTGCCGGCGTGGCGGATCCGCCGCGTGGTGCTGCTCGGCAGCGCGGCGCAGCCGGCTGCCTTCCGGGGCGTGGCGCTGGCGGGGCCGGGCGCCTGCGTGTCGCCGCTGGGCGCGGTGCCGGCCGACACGCTGGCGGCCGACGTGCTGGCCGGCCTGCCTTTCGTGGCCGTGCGGCCCGAGGCGTATGCGGGCGGGCACGATCTGGGCATGCACTTGCCGTTGCTGCAATCGGTGCTGGGCGAGTTCGACCTGCTGCCGCTCTTGGTGGGCGAGGCCGCGCCGCACGAGGTGGCGCAGGTGCTGGACCGCCTGTGGGACGGGGCGCAGACGCTGATCGTGGTCAGCGCCCCCTTGCCACCGCCGCGCGGCGCCGAGGGCGGCCGGCAGGCGCCGGAGGCCGTGCCGCTGCAGGCCCTGCGGCAGGTGGCTGCCGCGCGGGGCCTGCGCTGCGAGCTGTCCGGGCCGGACGGCGAGGGCGTCGTCTTCCGCCCACTGGATGCTATGGAATTCATAGCAACTGATGACCACGGGACACGGACCTCCGAGCCATTGGAGCCCGAAATCACGCTGGAGCAGGGGCTCGCGCTGGTGCAGCTCGCGCGGGCCGGCCTGCACGAGGCAACGGGCGCACCCAGGGAGCCGAGCCCGGGCACCAAGAGCTTTCAGTCGGCGGGCGCGGCTTATGTGACGCTCACGCAGGACGGCCGGCCGCGCGGCTGTGCCGGCAGCCTGCGGGCCATCCGCCCGCTGGCGGAGGACGTGCGCGCCAATGTGGCGGCCGCGGCGCAGAACGATGCGCGCTTCACCGCCGTGACGGCGGCCGAGGCGCCGGGGCTGGTGGTCACGGTGTCGGTGCTGGGCGAGCCCCGGTTGCTGCACTTCGCCAACGAATCGCATGCGCTGTGGCAGCTCGAACCAGGCCGGGACGGCGTGATCCTCGAATGCCTGCACGAGGGCCGGCTGCACGCCGGCCTGCTGCCGCCGAAGGCTTGGGAGCAGTTGCCTTCGCCGCGCGCCTTCCTGGCCCGCCTCAAGGTCCAGGCCGGGCTGCCGTTCGATTTCTGGTCGCCTGAAGTGCGGCTCCGGGTCTGCCGCGTGCAGACCTTTTCCGAGGCGGACTGA
- the fahA gene encoding fumarylacetoacetase — protein sequence MSDALDATLNATHDPALCSWVASANAAGCDFPIQNLPFGRFRRAGSGEAWRIGVAIGDQVLDLRAVGLTETDDMNRLMAADPGERRALRQALSRGLAAGSGAEGAWRAALLAQAAAEMAVPCRIGDYTDFYTGIHHATTVGRLFRPDNPLLPNYKWVPIGYHGRASSIGVSGQAVRRPMGQLKGEADAPELGPSRRLDYELELGYLVGAGNAPGCPIGIGEAERHLFGVCLLNDWSARDIQAWEYQPLGPFLSKNFATTLSPWIVTMEALAPFRAPFERPAGDPPPLPYLDAPGHRAHGALDIVLEVWLQTARMRAAGGPAMRLTRGGTRQAAYWTPAQLVAHHTVNGCNLQPGDLLGSGTLSGPAREEAGSLLELTLGGQQPLALPGGDTRAWLEDGDTLVMRGYCERAGAARIGFGEVCGTVVAGA from the coding sequence ATGAGCGACGCACTCGACGCCACCCTCAACGCCACGCATGACCCGGCGCTGTGCAGCTGGGTCGCCTCGGCCAATGCCGCAGGCTGCGACTTCCCGATCCAGAACCTGCCTTTCGGGCGCTTTCGCCGCGCCGGCAGCGGCGAGGCCTGGCGCATCGGCGTCGCCATCGGCGACCAGGTGCTGGACCTGAGGGCCGTCGGCCTCACCGAAACCGACGACATGAACCGGCTGATGGCCGCCGATCCCGGCGAGCGCCGGGCGCTGCGCCAGGCGCTCTCGCGCGGCCTCGCCGCCGGCAGCGGCGCCGAGGGCGCCTGGCGGGCCGCGCTGCTGGCGCAGGCGGCGGCCGAGATGGCCGTGCCCTGCCGCATCGGCGACTACACCGATTTCTACACCGGCATCCATCACGCCACCACCGTGGGCCGGCTGTTCCGCCCCGACAACCCGCTGCTGCCCAACTACAAATGGGTGCCGATCGGCTACCACGGGCGGGCGTCGTCGATCGGCGTGAGCGGCCAGGCGGTCCGCCGTCCGATGGGCCAGCTCAAGGGCGAGGCCGATGCGCCGGAGCTGGGGCCGTCGCGGCGGCTCGACTACGAGCTGGAACTGGGCTACCTCGTCGGCGCGGGCAACGCGCCCGGCTGCCCCATCGGCATCGGCGAGGCCGAGCGGCACCTGTTTGGCGTGTGCCTGCTCAACGACTGGTCGGCGCGCGACATCCAGGCCTGGGAGTACCAGCCGCTCGGCCCGTTCCTGTCGAAGAACTTCGCCACCACGCTGTCGCCCTGGATCGTGACGATGGAGGCGCTGGCGCCGTTTCGCGCGCCTTTCGAGCGGCCGGCCGGCGATCCGCCGCCGCTGCCTTACCTCGACGCGCCCGGCCACCGCGCGCACGGCGCGCTCGACATCGTGCTCGAAGTCTGGCTGCAGACGGCCAGGATGCGCGCGGCCGGCGGGCCCGCGATGCGGCTCACGCGCGGCGGCACTCGGCAGGCGGCCTACTGGACGCCTGCGCAGCTGGTGGCGCACCACACCGTCAACGGCTGCAATCTGCAGCCGGGCGACCTGCTGGGCTCGGGCACCCTGTCGGGCCCGGCGCGCGAGGAGGCCGGCTCGCTGCTCGAACTCACGCTGGGCGGCCAGCAGCCGCTCGCGCTGCCCGGCGGCGACACCCGCGCCTGGCTCGAAGACGGCGATACGCTGGTGATGCGCGGCTACTGCGAGCGCGCCGGCGCCGCGCGCATCGGGTTCGGCGAGGTCTGCGGCACAGTGGTCGCGGGCGCCTGA
- a CDS encoding Bug family tripartite tricarboxylate transporter substrate binding protein, with protein sequence MKTPSSPPSLARRRIGRFAAALALLLGCIGPAGAADWPAKPIRMIIPFPPGQTSSDVFGRALADRLSRVFGQPVYVENRSGAGGTVGADLVAKAPADGYTLLLAASGTITIAPTLYGARMPFNVQADLQPVSLFALVPYMLVAPPSAGARTARDFVKLAKARPGSLNFVSSGNGTTPHLCGEVFRKQAGIDITHIPYKGGSEATADLLAGRVQLYCAGGPSTYGYVKDGSLVALGLTTARRSAVLPGVPTLAEQGITGMDNINSWVGLLAPAKTPRPVVDRLYAEISKIMATPEMQALVSNQAAEPMALTPDEFGRRIREETAYWANVIQTTHAKTD encoded by the coding sequence ATGAAAACCCCCTCCTCGCCCCCGAGCCTGGCCCGCCGGCGCATCGGCCGGTTTGCCGCCGCGCTGGCGCTCCTGCTGGGCTGCATCGGCCCCGCGGGCGCGGCCGACTGGCCCGCCAAGCCGATCCGCATGATCATCCCCTTCCCGCCGGGGCAAACCAGCAGCGACGTGTTCGGCCGGGCGCTGGCCGACCGCCTGAGCCGCGTGTTCGGCCAGCCGGTCTATGTGGAAAACCGCTCGGGCGCGGGCGGCACGGTAGGGGCCGACCTCGTCGCCAAGGCCCCGGCCGACGGCTACACCCTGCTGCTGGCCGCCAGCGGCACCATCACGATCGCGCCGACGCTGTATGGCGCCAGGATGCCCTTCAACGTGCAGGCCGACCTGCAGCCGGTCTCGCTGTTCGCGCTGGTGCCCTACATGCTGGTGGCGCCGCCCTCGGCCGGCGCGCGCACTGCGCGGGATTTCGTGAAGCTGGCCAAGGCCAGGCCCGGCAGCCTCAACTTCGTCTCCTCGGGCAACGGCACCACCCCGCACCTGTGCGGCGAGGTGTTCCGCAAGCAGGCGGGCATCGACATCACGCACATCCCCTACAAGGGCGGCTCGGAGGCCACGGCCGACCTGCTGGCCGGCCGCGTGCAGCTCTACTGCGCGGGCGGGCCGAGCACCTACGGCTACGTCAAGGACGGCAGCCTGGTCGCCCTGGGGCTGACCACCGCGCGCCGCAGCGCCGTGCTGCCCGGCGTGCCGACGCTGGCCGAGCAGGGCATCACCGGCATGGACAACATCAACTCGTGGGTCGGGCTGCTGGCGCCCGCCAAAACGCCGCGGCCCGTGGTGGACCGCCTGTACGCGGAGATCAGCAAGATCATGGCCACGCCCGAGATGCAGGCCCTGGTGTCCAACCAGGCCGCCGAGCCCATGGCGCTCACGCCCGACGAGTTTGGCCGGCGCATCCGCGAGGAGACCGCCTACTGGGCCAACGTGATCCAGACCACGCACGCCAAGACCGATTGA